The Megalobrama amblycephala isolate DHTTF-2021 linkage group LG13, ASM1881202v1, whole genome shotgun sequence genome contains a region encoding:
- the LOC125242830 gene encoding src-like-adapter, producing the protein MGGAQASQRTPEDFRQTSTYEDFPRRVHENDTAIVLDNYPPPDICEPIFRMGDWLKIVSEEGYWWKVCSVNTKEVNYIPHCHASKVYHGWLFENVSRPKAEELLRLPGNRVGSFLIRESTKGMYSLSVRHRAIKHYRIVRMPNNWYYISPRLTFQCLEDLVNHYSDIADGLCCVLTGPCLTVGETPLSLPSTEGRKLSFDWRAVNSAELVHQSTSPSAVSYGVQNSVSSYLSLLGEQEKPERKKFSLKKKRWKSVYLMPNHQLDSLATVEDNYEEVL; encoded by the exons ATGGGAGGCGCCCAGGCAAGCCAAAGAACCCCAGAGGATTTCAGACAAACTAGCACTTATGAAGACTTTCCACGGAGAG TGCATGAGAATGACACAGCAATAGTGTTGGATAACTATCCTCCTCCTGATATCTGCGAGCCCATATTTCGAATGGGAGATTGGCTGAAAATAGTGTCTGA GGAAGGGTATTGGTGGAAGGTCTGCTCAGTCAACACTAAGGAAGTGAACTATATACCGCACTGTCATGCCTCAAAAGTCTACCATGG CTGGCTGTTTGAAAACGTTTCCAGACCAAAAGCTGAGGAACTGCTTCGACTCCCAGGAAACCGAGTGGGGTCGTTCCTGATAAGAGAGAGCACAAAAG GCATGTACAGCTTATCTGTGCGCCACAGAGCTATTAAGCATTACCGGATAGTTCGAATGCCAAACAACTGGTACTACATCTCTCCACGCCTCACATTTCAGTGTCTGGAAGATCTGGTCAACCACTACTCTG ATATAGCAGATGGCCTGTGCTGTGTTCTTACTGGCCCATGTTTGACTGTCGGTGAAACACCTCTGAGTCTCCCATCGACTGAGGGGAGAAAATTATCCTTTGACTGGAGAGCAGTGAACAg CGCCGAGCTCGTCCACCAGAGTACAAGCCCTTCAGCTGTCAGCTATGGGGTTCAGAACAGTGTCTCTTCCTACCTGTCTTTGCTGGGAGAGCAGGAAAAGCCAGAGAGAAAGAAATTTAGTTTGAAGAAGAAGAGGTGGAAGTCTGTCTACTTAATGCCGAACCACCAGCTTGACAGTTTGGCCACTGTGGAAGACAACTATGAGGAAGTGCTTTGA